The sequence below is a genomic window from Acropora palmata chromosome 5, jaAcrPala1.3, whole genome shotgun sequence.
AACTTTTGTTGAAGAAGgcatcattattgttattttggcGGGGTGGCATCCATTGGTTTTTTGGGCTAGCTGGAGTAGTAATGCAGCAACAAAAAGGTAACTGCTTCATATAACAGAAATACTCAAACTCAGAAGCAAGGTTTGTgttcaaaggaaacaaaaattaatattggtTGCAAAAATAGGAATTGTTGATGACATCAAGTACTGTATATCAATGCGACATGGCATAAATATACCTTAATTCTATAGCACATGGCAAGACTATGATATAATTTTGTTAGATCAATGATTAATAAATAATCTCActgtattaattattaattaataatctTGTTAGATTAAACCGATCGAACAATGTATAAACACAGCTTTAGTTCTCAGTTTTATGCGCAGTCGCAGCCTAATACACACACAGTGCACATGCCTCAGTTTATATAACTGCTGATCATTACAGAATAGTTTAAATGCACTTATCCACAGGTATGCAATGCACTCTAAGTTTTTGGTAGTTATTTTAATCAAGTATGATTTGTGTTTGTAGGGATGAATACAAATGAAGTTGTCAAAATACATGGATCAAAGCAACTGCAGTTACCCTCAGTTTCATCAGAGACACCTCATAATTCACATTCAGTTTGCCAAAGTAAAACTAATGATGATGAGATAGCTTTGGCAACatataaaaacaaacagcacTTGAGAGAACTTGGAGGTGAGATAAAGACCAGTGCCTTGAAAAAGGTTCTTTTCTAATTGaaaactttgcatttatttgttttaagtcAAAAAGATGTATTCTTTGTGGTctgtaatattattaataaattattaatgtgtTGGGGTGACAAAGAAAGTTGAGAGTCAAACTTGATAGtatttgttttggttgtttgtGTTTCAATCATTTTGACCTCTCAAATTGTACAAATGGTTCTGTAATGCATTGATCAGTTTTGTGGCTTAGTAGATGCCAACAAACAGATTTATGAAATCTTCACCTTGATTTGATTCTGGACATGTGGACACGTGTATATATATGTGTCGcttttgcctttgaaataGTTTACTTATTCAGGTGCAAGCTGTACTTTATGTAACCAATTTCCAAGTCTAGCAGATTATGACATAGTTTGCAGAATTTCACACAGTCACATGTAAACTTTTAATTGATAAGCTTGGAAACTAGTGGTACCAAAGGTTGATGGGGGTTCCTGTGAAAAATCGAGGCACAGCTTGGAGCTTCGGTGGTGAGCGGGAACCAGCCCTGCGAGCAGCTACCAACCATTACTGTCACACTGTAGGAACTTCAGTGGAGATATTTACCTAACCTAATACATACCGTGACCGGATTTCAGTGAGGGGTGGAAAGGGCTGGTTGCTAAATTGGCAAAGTAGgcaaccaaagcagtgatGAACAGAGCAAGCCAACTCCAAATATAGtgaccaaagcagtgatcccTCCAAGACAGTGATCCTCAAAGATCAGCAGACCTGTGTTTGTGCAACTCTTCTTCTAATCTTTgtactttgttttgtttatggGGAACAAGGGATAAAATCAAAAACGATTAAGGAATCATGGGATCATGTACATCCTCACTTCCCCTGCCCCCTGAGAGGGGCTCAAAAGTAACGATCCTTTGTCACCAAActatattattgtttttgcacAAGAAGCCAAAATTGCTATGAAAACAGACACATTTAGTGAGCAGGAAGCTGTTGTCAAGAGTGACTCTCAGGTTGCAGCTATGCATCTTGTTCATGACAACCGTATATCGATCAAGATTTGGTGTCATTACATGAACCTGAAATAGAAATGCAAAGATAACTTCCTGAGTAAAGGTAGCTGAGCTAGCATAGGAACCTGATAGTGTAGAACATGACTAGGCAACTTAAAATGCACTTCCCAGATGCATGCAATGCACgctttgtttatttgttacaacataattaaattatttgtgtCGCTCTTGTAGAGACAGACACAAGTGGAACTGCCAAAATGCTTAGGTCAGAGGAACAGTTACCTTTACTTTTATCCGATATATTTTATGAACCTCATTTTTCAATGCACAAGAGTAAAAGTAATGAAGAGAAGAAAGCTTTGGCAACACCTGGTAACAGTACATCGGGAGGGTTTGGAGGTAAGACAAAGACCAATAGTGTACTTTTTTTCCTGCCGCTTATTTTTAACAGCGCACTTCCCTTTAGGGCCTTTCAGggccaaagaaacaaattactCATAAACTCAACAGATTAAGAAATAAGTACGTCCGAagtggcaggaggcagaccagtacAAGTGCAGCCAAGGATTTGAACCGGGTACAACTcagaacaaatccagctactTGTCAAAGTGGGAGTAGTGTTCatgtaaaattaacaataaatatCCTGGAGTTGAGTTTTCTGCTGAGGCAACTAGTTCTTAGAACACATGCATTGACAAATAGTGAAAATACATGGTCGGAAGTCTAAGAAGTCAGTCGCCAAGCAACAGGATTTCAGTTTATGTGATTATTGTACGTCTCTCTAGGAGAAGGTGACGGAACTCCATCATGCGCTCAACAAAGTGTTCTTGATCAGGGAACTAGCATCATTGAGATGGCCACAGCTGCAGGCGACAATGAAGTACCGCCGGTAAGTTTGTGCATCATttttaagagcaattctccaagaaagtgaagcaaagttggaaatgaaaaattttaagcccccttcaatttttgtgtggaggtaggttacctggggggataaacaaaaacaaccataTCTCGATCGGCAAATGcatcgttgccatggtaaccacaCTTGATCACATCAACCAGACGTCAATGCtttgaccaaaaaattcactctgaagaagtaaaaataaacgagtctggttctcGGATGCTCGTGagccaattcaaatgaaattcatacagatggtagAGCTACTTtgccagtttataaaattagccattaatatattttgggttttataataACGAAGACAATGCACGTTTTACTATGTCCCCTGTTagccattttgacaagcaggaaaaacaagcacaacgatattcgtaatttctccgaaagtactctttccacatgaaccaaattagcagcagagcttacatagatattgaagtttctaaatatcataaaatcattttggggaaaaataTATCCTAGCAATGGTTGCTGAAGACACCtagggaaaattgcaaaaaattggaaaattggcaattttgagggctctagtatttggttcaaatagaCTTTAGAGACAGCAAATCAGCTTCTAAAGCATCTTTTATCATCTTGCCTGTTATCTACATTTAGTTAATAAGGTTTTGGCCAACAAATTTGATTAAATATGAATTGATGCAAAACCTACCGTGAaggtttttggtaatttcttcCGGATGATCTTTCGTCGCGTGGTTGCTCGAGCGTCTCTCCTTCACtcgctccattttcttgaacAAATCTAGCGCAGACAGCGCAGACTCTAATCTAACGGTTACTCCAACTGAATATCCAGTTTGCCGTGTTTCAGACCAGAGATGATGATGCATGTAGCCCGCCTACACTTGACAAAGAATAGTTGACAAGGTCAAAACATTGACGTAATATACTTGCGATTTCTACTGTCATGAAGTGAAGTAGATGTGTCGAGATCAATATACAAAGCAAATGTACGTTTTGAGGATCCAAAGTAACGTCAATGGCTAAAATCGAGTCAGATATTATGATAGCCGATAAGGCAAGAATGGCGAATAAACTGAACGAGTATGCCGGAAGTCCGCGGAGCACGACTGCTGACCGGATGTAACACAATGTAATAGGATGAAACACCGGATGCATGGGAAAAGTTATCCTCTTGTAATggggttgttgttgttgttgttttttttttcaatttaaaccaaaaaaagacgaaaatcaAAAAGTTCAGCAATCTCATACCCAGGGaaactgggaacaaggttgaaatGTGTAGGTGCAAAGTCACAGGGCCCAAcgttgaactttatttttcgttgaatggaTACAAGTGCAATCTGCATTCTTCTGAAGCTGATATTCTCAATCTCAAGCCTCTTTGAGCCAAATACTGGAgccctcaaaattttcaattttgcaatttttttgaaacttgcctCGGATGTCTTTAATACCCATGGCCAGAATgtaattttccccaaacagattttatgatatttagaaacttcaatacctatgtaagctctgctgctaatttgGTTTATGTGTAAAGAATACTTTAagagaaattacgaatatggttgtgcttatttttcctgtttgtcaaaatggctgacaggggACATAATAAAACGACCATTGacttcttgattataaaacccaaaat
It includes:
- the LOC141882482 gene encoding uncharacterized protein LOC141882482 isoform X2, with protein sequence MQQQKGMNTNEVVKIHGSKQLQLPSVSSETPHNSHSVCQSKTNDDEIALATYKNKQHLRELGETDTSGTAKMLRSEEQLPLLLSDIFYEPHFSMHKSKSNEEKKALATPGNSTSGGFGGEGDGTPSCAQQSVLDQGTSIIEMATAAGDNEVPPEMSDKDGAGEEGAYGNLGNAYDSLGDYQRAIEYHDKDLKIAKEIGDRAGEGGAYGNLGNAYQSLGDYQKAIEYHEKRLKIAKEIGDRAGEGGA